In a single window of the Nicotiana tomentosiformis chromosome 10, ASM39032v3, whole genome shotgun sequence genome:
- the LOC104104010 gene encoding transcription initiation factor TFIID subunit 11-like, with the protein MKRSKDPFEAAFEGQDDSLPESPVGIDENEGQDQAAVDVHVHGGDDANTGSRDNPSASRAASVSVGTAGPISKPKEEDEEEEEENMDVQLGKFSASSDPDKMSKMQSILSQFTEEQMSRYESFRRSGFQKSNMKRLLTSITGSAKISIPMTIVVSGIAKMFVGELIETARMVMAERKDTGPIRPCHVREAYRRLKHEGKIPKKSVPRLFR; encoded by the exons ATGAAGCGATCTAAGGATCCTTTTGAAGCTGCTTTTGAGGGGCAGGATGACTCACTCCCTGAATCCCCTGTTGGCATTGACGAGAATGAAGGCCAAGACCAAGCTGCAGTTGATGTTCATGTTCATGGAGGTGATGATGCTAATACCGGTTCTCGTGACAACCCTTCAGCATCTAGAGCTGCATCAGTCTCTGTTGGTACTGCTGGTCCAATTAGCAAGCCCAAAGAGGAAgatgaggaggaagaggaagaaaACATGGATGTGCAGTTAGGAAAATTCTCAGCAAGTAGTGATCCTGACAAAATGTCTAAGATGCA GTCCATATTATCCCAATTTACGGAGGAGCAAATGAGTAGATATGAATCTTTTCGGAGATCTGGATTTCAGAAATCGAACATGAAGCGG TTGCTGACGAGCATCACCGGAAGTGCCAAGATATCTATTCCTATGACAATTGTGGTTTCTGGGATAGCGAAAATGTTTGTTGGTGAGCTAATTGAAACAG CTAGAATGGTGATGGCAGAGAGAAAAGATACAGGGCCAATCAGGCCGTGTCACGTTAGAGAAGCATATAGAAGGCTAAAACATGAAGGCAAGATTCCAAAAAAATCAGTGCCAAGACTTTTCCGTTAG